The Catenulispora sp. GP43 genome segment CACTTGCTGTAGTCCTCGTCGCTGACGTCGAACCCGACCTCGTCGAGCCGGATGTCCGCCGCCGGCAGCGCCGCGATGACCGCGTCCCGGTCGATCGCCTCCGCGTGCCGCACCCGCAGCGCCACCAGCTCCGCGCCGTCGTCGGCGACCGCGAACCCGCGCTCGGCGATCTGCCGGAACGGGATCACGGCCAGCAGATCGTGGCGCGCGCCATCGCCATCGCTGTCGCCGGCCGCGCAGGCGCCGGGCGTCGAGGGCAAGACCAGCAAGGTCTTGGCGCCCACCAGGTCGCCGGTCAGCAGCTCCACCTTCGCCCCGCCGTCGCTGTGGCGCTCGGGCCGGTACAGCAGCGCGAACGGCGGCGCGTCAGGCCTCAGACAATCCCTCAGGCAATCGCTCAGGCGATCCGTCGGCGCGCTCATCGGGCCGCCTCCGCGAGCGCTCGCAGTAACCGGTCCGTGGTGGGCGTGGCCGCACAGGACTCGGCCGCCATCGCCAGCGCCAGACGGTGCTTCTCGGCGCTGAAATCGGCGACGGCGTCGGCGGCCAGGAACGCCTGCACGTCCCGGCTGAAGGCGTCCACGCAGCTGGTCAGGCACCCGATGTGGGCGAAGACCCCGCACACGATCAGCTGGTCGCGCCCGGTCTGCCAGAGCACGTCGGCCAGCGGCGTGCGGTGGAAGGCGCTGTAGCGCCACTTCGTCAGGACCCGGTCGCCGGGCTTCGGCGCGAGCTCGGGCACGATCGCGCGGTCGGCCTCCACGGCGCCCATGCCCGGGCCCCACAGCTCGGCCAGCAGCCCGCGCTGGCGCGGGCTCATCGCCCCGGGCTGCGCGGTGTAGACCACGGGGACCCCCAGATCCGCACACGCCTCGCGCAGCCGGACGGCGTTCCTCAGCACCGTCTCCAGCGGCTCCCGCCCGGCCGGGAAGAACCGCAGGAAGTACTCCTGCATGTCATGGATCAACAACACGGCACGGCCCGGATCGGCGCTCCACGCGGCGCGTTGCACGGGCAGCTCGCTCTCGGTGGGTACCGGATAGGGCTCGATGGGATCGATTCCGGACGCGGTCACTCGCTGATCCCCCTCCGACGCGACCCGGGGTGCGCCAGTGGTCTGTCAGTGGTCTGCCAATGGTCTGGACCACCTGCACCCTTCTTCCGTCTCAGGACTCTAAGGAAGATCGCAGGGCCCTCACACCCACCCGTTCGGGTAGGTGATCAAGCACTGCCCACCCGGAGCGGGCGCGGCGCCGTGCCTACCCCAACGGGCAGTTGTCGGCCGCCGCCGCGTTGGCGAGGCTGATGCTCATGAGTCAGCTCATCATCGGCAACCAGCTCACCGAGGAGACCGCCGAGGGCGAAGGCGCCCTGCCGTCGGAGTACCGGCGGTTCCTGTCCGTGATCTCGCACCGCATGGTGTGGTTCGCACAGGACGGTGATGTTCTGGTCCTGCCGTCGCGCCCCGGCGAGGGGTTCCTGGCATACGTTCGGCGGGTCAACGGATTGGCGGAGGGCGAGCCGCTCATCGTGGTCCCGCAGCCGGGCCGCCAGGGTGCGGAGCTGCTCTATGACGACCGGCTCGCCGCCCCGGAGTTCGTGGCGGGTCTCCGGACGCTGATCGCAGAGCGGGGGGTGGACCGGGTCTTCCCGTTCCACCTCGGCGCGGCGGTCCTCCGCCTGGCCCGGGAAACCGGGCTGGACGGGCCGTTCGGCGGGGTGGCGTTCCTCGCTGAGCGAGGCGGCGAGCTGGTCAACAGTAAGGCGGCGTTCCGGGCGGTCGCCGCCGGGAACGCCGTCCCGATCCCCGACGGCAAGGTCTGCGTCGAGCCGGCCGAGGCCGAGGAGTTCGCATGGCCGCTGCTGGCCGGCGGGCAGTCCGTGATCGTCAAGCAGGACCTGCACGGCGGCGGCTACGGCAACGAGCTCCTGGTGCCCGCCGAGGGCGTGACCGGCGTCGGGGCCACCAACACCGTCGTGGTCCCGGACCGGGCCGCACTGGCCGCGCACCTGGTCCGCTCCTGGCCGCGCTACTCCTACGGCGGCTCCCGGCCGGTCGTCGTCGAGCACTACATCCACGACTGCGGCCAGCTCTACATCGAGTTCCGCGTGACCGCCGAGGCCGTCTCGGTCCTGGACTACGGCCAGGTGCGGATGGAACCGATCATGCACGGCCTGGTGCTGCCGCCGCCACCAGAGGAGGTGCCGGACCTGGCGGAGTTCGTCGCCGGGGCCACCCGCGTCGCGCAGGCGCTGCGCGCCGTCGGCTACCGCGGCTACGCCGGCCTGGACGCGATCGTCACCCCGGCCGGGCGCGTGCTGTTCAACGAGGTCAACGGCCGGGTCGCCGGATCCACCCACCTCGACGCCCTCGCCCGCCGCGCGGTCGGCGAGGACTACCTGACCGCCAGGGTCCTGATCTCCCGTAATCGGGTGCCCTGGCCTTCCTTCACCGAGGCCGAGGCCCTGCTGGACAAGCACGGCCTGGCCTTCGACCCGGATGAGCGCACCGGGATCCTGCTGCCCGGCGACGACGACGCCCCGGACGGCCCGACCGGCCAGTTCCTGGTCGTCGGCCGGGACCACGGGCACGCCGGCGAGCTGGAGCGGCGCGCCCTGGCCGCCTTCGGCCTGGACGGTGGCCCGGACGGTGCCCTGAACGGCGCCCTGAACGGCGCTCCGGACGGCGCCCCGAACGAAACAGAGGTCTGACATGCGCGCGGACGGACTGGCCGGCCGGACGGCCCTGGTCACCGGAGGGGGCTCGGGCATCGGCCGGGCCGTGGCGGTCGCGCTGGCCGCCGCCGGAGCCCGGGTGATCGTGGCCGGCCGGACCGCCGCGACGCTGGAGCGGACCGTTGAGCTGGCCGACGAGGCGACCGCTGTGTGGGGCGGCGAGTCGCTTGTGGGCGGCCAAACCTGGGCGCCGGTCGTGCCGGCCGGCGCCCAGGCACACATCGCGGACGTCACCGACGCCGGCGCCGTGCGGGCGCTGTTCGCCGCGATCGAGCACGAGCACGGCCGGCTGGACATCGCGGTGAACAACGCCGGCCGGCCCGCCTGGGGCCCGGTCGAGCAGACCCCGCGCGCCGAATGGGACGCCGTGCTCGGCGTGAACCTCACCGGCGTGTGGCTGTGCCTGCAGCAGGAGATCGACCTCATGCGCCGCGGCGGCGGGGGAGCGGTGGTCAACGTGGTCTCCCGCATCGGCATCCCGATGCGCGAGGAGAACCAGGGCGTGTACGCGGCCAGCAAGGCCGCGCTGAGCATCCTGACCCGGACCGCGGCCCGCGAGTGCGCCGGCGCCGGCATCCGGATCAACGCCGTCAGCCCCGGCCCCACCGACACCGCGATGGCCCGGTGGGAGGCCGAGAGCCCGGCCGAACGCGACGCGCGCGTGGCCCGCACCGTCCCGATCGGCCGGCTGGCCGACCCCGCCGAGATCGCCGCCGCCGTGCGCTGGCTGGTCTCCGACGAGGCCTCCTACGTCGTCGGCCACGACCTGGTGGTCGACGGAGGGCTGAGCGCCTGAGGGCGGCTCGGCCGACCCCTCATCCGACAAGGAGATAGCCGATGCTCATCCTGTCGTTCAAGGAAGGCCATGACGGTGCCGTGGCGGCGCTCGACGACGGCCGTCTGCTGTTCTCGCTGGAGGCGGAGAAGGACAACTTCCCCCGCTTCGACCGCCTGACCGCCGAGGTCGTGGCGCGGGCCCTGGACCGGTTGCCCCGGCCCCCGGACGTGGTCGCGGTAGGCGGCTGGGTCAAAGGGTTCTTCACCACCGAGCCCAAGGCGCTGACCGGCTACTTCGGCGTCGGCCCGGGCTCGGTGAGCGATGGGCGGGGCCGCTTCGCCGGGTTCGACGTGCGCCGCTTCTCCTCCACCCACGAGCGCTCTCACATCATGTCCTCATACGGCATGGCGCCGATCATCGAGGGAGAGCCCTGTTACGCCCTGGTCTGGGAGGGCAACATCGGGTCCTTCTACCGTGTGGACTCCTCCGGCCGGATCGAGCACCTCAAGCACGTGATGACCGACCCGGGCAGCAAGTACGCCTTCCCTTTTGCCGTCGCCGACCCGGCGTTCCGGGCCAGCGCTGGTACCGGCACTGGTACCGGCACCAGCACCAGCACCAGCACCAGCACCAGCACCAGCACCGGCACCGTGCGGCTGCACGACGCCGGCAAGGTGATGGCGCTGACCGGCTTCGCCGAGAAGGGCCCGGCCACCGAGGCCGAGCAGGACGTCATCGACTTCATCCTGGCCCAGGAGGCGCTGGTCCACGAG includes the following:
- a CDS encoding isochorismatase family protein; protein product: MTASGIDPIEPYPVPTESELPVQRAAWSADPGRAVLLIHDMQEYFLRFFPAGREPLETVLRNAVRLREACADLGVPVVYTAQPGAMSPRQRGLLAELWGPGMGAVEADRAIVPELAPKPGDRVLTKWRYSAFHRTPLADVLWQTGRDQLIVCGVFAHIGCLTSCVDAFSRDVQAFLAADAVADFSAEKHRLALAMAAESCAATPTTDRLLRALAEAAR
- a CDS encoding peptide ligase PGM1-related protein; this encodes MSQLIIGNQLTEETAEGEGALPSEYRRFLSVISHRMVWFAQDGDVLVLPSRPGEGFLAYVRRVNGLAEGEPLIVVPQPGRQGAELLYDDRLAAPEFVAGLRTLIAERGVDRVFPFHLGAAVLRLARETGLDGPFGGVAFLAERGGELVNSKAAFRAVAAGNAVPIPDGKVCVEPAEAEEFAWPLLAGGQSVIVKQDLHGGGYGNELLVPAEGVTGVGATNTVVVPDRAALAAHLVRSWPRYSYGGSRPVVVEHYIHDCGQLYIEFRVTAEAVSVLDYGQVRMEPIMHGLVLPPPPEEVPDLAEFVAGATRVAQALRAVGYRGYAGLDAIVTPAGRVLFNEVNGRVAGSTHLDALARRAVGEDYLTARVLISRNRVPWPSFTEAEALLDKHGLAFDPDERTGILLPGDDDAPDGPTGQFLVVGRDHGHAGELERRALAAFGLDGGPDGALNGALNGAPDGAPNETEV
- a CDS encoding SDR family NAD(P)-dependent oxidoreductase, whose product is MRADGLAGRTALVTGGGSGIGRAVAVALAAAGARVIVAGRTAATLERTVELADEATAVWGGESLVGGQTWAPVVPAGAQAHIADVTDAGAVRALFAAIEHEHGRLDIAVNNAGRPAWGPVEQTPRAEWDAVLGVNLTGVWLCLQQEIDLMRRGGGGAVVNVVSRIGIPMREENQGVYAASKAALSILTRTAARECAGAGIRINAVSPGPTDTAMARWEAESPAERDARVARTVPIGRLADPAEIAAAVRWLVSDEASYVVGHDLVVDGGLSA